Proteins from a single region of Flavobacterium sp. YJ01:
- a CDS encoding UDP-2,3-diacylglucosamine diphosphatase, which translates to MKKIYFASDQHFGAPTPELSLPREKKFVAWLDEVKEDAEAIFLLGDLFDFWFEYKTVVPKGFVRILGKLAEIRDSGIPIYFFVGNHDLWMNDYFETELNIPVYHDNKEFTFNGKTFLIGHGDGKGPGDKGYKRMKKVFTNPFSKWLFRWLHPDVGVSLAQYLSVKNKLISGDEDIKFLGEEKEWLILYAKRKLETKHYNYFVFGHRHLPMIRSVGENSEYVNLGDWIGYFTYGVFDGEKFELKEFQK; encoded by the coding sequence TTTGCCGCGCGAGAAAAAATTTGTTGCTTGGCTAGATGAGGTTAAAGAAGATGCTGAAGCTATTTTTTTATTGGGTGATTTATTTGATTTTTGGTTTGAATACAAAACGGTCGTTCCAAAAGGATTTGTTCGAATTCTAGGCAAACTGGCTGAAATTCGCGACAGCGGAATTCCGATTTATTTTTTTGTTGGAAACCATGATTTATGGATGAATGATTATTTTGAAACCGAATTGAATATTCCGGTTTATCATGATAACAAAGAATTTACTTTTAACGGAAAGACTTTTTTAATTGGTCACGGCGACGGAAAAGGTCCTGGCGATAAAGGTTATAAAAGAATGAAAAAGGTGTTTACAAATCCGTTTTCAAAATGGCTTTTTCGTTGGCTTCATCCAGATGTTGGCGTTAGTTTAGCACAATATTTATCGGTCAAAAATAAATTGATTTCTGGCGATGAAGATATTAAGTTTTTAGGCGAAGAAAAAGAATGGCTGATTTTGTACGCCAAGCGAAAATTAGAAACTAAACATTATAATTATTTTGTTTTCGGACATCGCCATTTGCCAATGATTCGTTCAGTTGGCGAAAACTCAGAATATGTTAATCTTGGCGATTGGATTGGCTATTTTACGTACGGTGTTTTTGACGGCGAAAAATTCGAATTGAAAGAATTCCAAAAATAA
- a CDS encoding cytochrome c3 family protein, whose amino-acid sequence MKKTVFLLTNILLTIFFVSCNNKSEEYIDPRGTDFAGSESCVQCHKAQSEMVFKSSHFKATAPALLENVSGDFDSKNHTFIYDKDTKLVMEKHGDSLYQVLYKNGKESARYKFEIVFGTKHAQTSVYWKNNNTYELPLSFYHSINNWATSPGFPADKPYFDRMVVKDCYACHSSNVSSRMVEQSSEQKNFMSMDVEDIINKKTIVYGIDCERCHGPAKKHVEFHLKNPNVKVANSITSYKTLNRQQKLDACALCHSGNDGMKLRSRFEFKPGDNLTEFFRENRNITDSAKFDVHGNQFRLMAQSKCFMKSDKMDCITCHNPHENASKNMASYSKICMSCHQGLKHNETTLKTMPEKLLADNCVECHMPKKASNAISFQLSNSKQLSNYILRTHRIGIYPNAK is encoded by the coding sequence ATGAAAAAAACTGTATTTCTACTAACCAACATTCTTTTGACAATTTTCTTTGTCAGCTGCAACAACAAATCAGAAGAATACATTGATCCGCGCGGAACTGATTTTGCGGGTTCAGAAAGCTGTGTACAATGCCACAAAGCACAATCTGAAATGGTATTTAAAAGTTCTCACTTTAAAGCTACCGCTCCGGCATTATTAGAAAATGTTTCTGGAGATTTCGATTCTAAAAACCATACTTTTATTTATGACAAAGACACCAAATTGGTCATGGAAAAACATGGCGACAGTTTGTATCAGGTTTTATATAAAAACGGAAAAGAAAGTGCGAGATATAAATTTGAAATTGTCTTTGGTACCAAACATGCACAAACTTCTGTTTATTGGAAGAATAATAATACTTACGAATTACCGCTTTCCTTTTATCATTCTATAAATAATTGGGCAACAAGTCCTGGATTTCCTGCTGATAAACCTTATTTTGACCGAATGGTTGTTAAGGATTGTTACGCGTGCCACAGTTCTAATGTAAGTTCCAGAATGGTTGAACAAAGTTCTGAACAAAAGAACTTTATGTCTATGGATGTGGAAGATATCATTAACAAAAAAACAATCGTTTACGGAATTGACTGCGAACGCTGCCACGGACCAGCTAAAAAACATGTAGAATTTCATTTAAAAAACCCAAATGTAAAGGTTGCTAATAGCATTACAAGTTATAAAACATTAAATCGTCAGCAAAAATTGGATGCTTGCGCATTGTGTCATTCGGGAAATGACGGGATGAAATTAAGATCTCGTTTTGAATTTAAACCTGGAGATAATTTAACGGAGTTTTTTCGTGAAAACAGAAATATTACTGATAGCGCAAAATTTGATGTTCACGGAAACCAATTCCGCTTAATGGCGCAAAGTAAATGTTTTATGAAAAGCGATAAAATGGATTGCATTACGTGTCATAACCCGCATGAAAATGCGTCTAAAAATATGGCATCGTATTCTAAAATCTGCATGAGTTGTCATCAAGGTTTAAAACACAATGAAACCACGCTTAAAACAATGCCTGAGAAATTATTAGCCGATAATTGTGTAGAATGTCATATGCCTAAAAAAGCTTCAAACGCGATTAGTTTTCAGCTTTCAAACAGCAAACAATTGTCGAATTATATTTTGAGAACGCACCGAATCGGAATTTATCCGAATGCGAAATAA
- a CDS encoding carboxypeptidase-like regulatory domain-containing protein, which produces MKYTSTLVFIFLSFGFYAQENIISGAIKDSKTNSSLEYVNIGIVNKNAGTISNEKGIFKLKLNEKVNQNDTIVFSHIGFESKKIMVNQLKLEKNLIEMTPSENTLKEVIVTFKKPKDKQFGRSSKGLGLMHFNFFTTLDKTVDDYLSRERGMEFRIKKDCKVTYFNFNITSNEFKSVKFRLNFYKVENGLPSKILIEKDIIFEVKDNKLGLFTVDLKPYDIYLDKEMGDIAVTIQWIESAKSDEKSKYFSISTAMSATENSFYREKNMSNWSKTGQSLTFYLNTLCQ; this is translated from the coding sequence ATGAAATATACTTCTACTCTAGTTTTCATCTTTTTATCTTTCGGATTTTATGCTCAGGAAAATATAATTTCTGGCGCAATAAAAGATTCAAAAACTAATTCTTCTTTAGAATATGTCAATATCGGAATCGTCAATAAAAATGCGGGAACAATTTCAAACGAAAAAGGAATTTTCAAATTAAAATTGAACGAAAAAGTAAATCAAAATGATACAATTGTATTTTCCCATATTGGTTTTGAAAGCAAAAAAATAATGGTAAATCAACTAAAATTAGAGAAAAATTTAATCGAAATGACGCCTTCCGAAAATACTTTAAAAGAAGTTATTGTCACATTCAAAAAACCAAAAGATAAACAATTCGGAAGAAGTTCGAAAGGACTTGGACTTATGCATTTCAATTTTTTTACTACTCTCGACAAAACCGTTGATGATTATTTAAGTCGTGAAAGAGGAATGGAATTCCGAATAAAAAAAGACTGCAAAGTAACCTACTTCAATTTCAACATAACTTCTAACGAATTTAAATCGGTTAAATTTAGATTGAATTTTTACAAAGTTGAAAATGGTTTGCCCTCTAAAATCTTAATTGAAAAAGATATTATTTTTGAAGTAAAAGACAACAAACTTGGATTATTTACAGTCGATTTAAAACCGTATGATATTTATCTCGATAAAGAAATGGGCGATATTGCGGTTACGATTCAATGGATTGAAAGTGCAAAAAGCGATGAAAAAAGTAAATACTTTTCTATTTCTACAGCAATGTCAGCCACAGAAAACAGTTTTTATAGAGAAAAAAACATGTCAAATTGGAGCAAAACAGGGCAAAGTTTGACTTTTTACCTCAACACTTTGTGTCAATAA
- a CDS encoding MFS transporter, which translates to MEEIKSNKPDPYQALRYREFNVFLLLRFAMVFAWSMQFIVIEWEVYSLTKNPLSLGIIGLMEVIPAVSMALFAGHIVDQKEKKSLLVKCIFGFSVISFGLFLLTWPKVVGGWSSHVILYSIYALVFFGGLVRAFLGPTIFSLLSLIIPKKAYPNAATWSSTVWQIGAVMGPALAGFSINWIGVHWSMCLVFGFSILSLIALSQISAKPIINPKIGESIKDSLTEGLTFVFRNQIVLGALSLDMIAVLFGGAVALLPVFAQDILKVGSEGFGILRAAPAVGAFITMIVSAYIPLYKNAGKKLLAAIFVFGLSIILFGFSTSFWLSVFALFLSGLADGISVVIRQTILQLKTPDHMRGRVGAVNSIFVGSSNELGAFESGATAKLMGTVTSVIFGGSITLLTVLGFSFISPTFRNLDLQKDMDDHHKLE; encoded by the coding sequence ATGGAAGAAATTAAATCGAATAAGCCAGATCCATATCAGGCATTGCGTTACAGAGAATTCAATGTGTTTTTATTATTGCGTTTTGCCATGGTTTTCGCTTGGTCGATGCAGTTTATTGTAATTGAATGGGAAGTTTACAGTTTAACTAAAAATCCGCTTTCTTTAGGAATTATTGGTTTAATGGAAGTTATTCCAGCCGTTTCAATGGCATTGTTTGCTGGTCATATTGTTGATCAAAAAGAAAAGAAAAGTTTATTGGTGAAATGCATTTTCGGTTTTTCAGTAATCAGTTTTGGGCTGTTTTTATTGACTTGGCCAAAAGTGGTTGGCGGTTGGTCTTCTCATGTAATTTTGTATTCGATTTACGCTTTAGTATTTTTTGGAGGTTTGGTACGTGCCTTTCTCGGTCCAACTATTTTCTCTCTTTTATCACTTATTATTCCTAAAAAAGCATATCCAAATGCTGCCACTTGGAGCAGTACAGTTTGGCAAATTGGAGCCGTTATGGGACCAGCGTTGGCAGGATTTTCAATTAACTGGATTGGCGTTCATTGGTCAATGTGTCTGGTTTTCGGATTTTCTATTCTTTCCTTAATTGCCTTATCACAAATCAGCGCAAAACCAATTATTAATCCGAAAATTGGAGAATCGATAAAAGACAGTCTTACAGAAGGTTTGACATTTGTATTTAGAAACCAAATTGTTTTAGGAGCTTTGTCACTAGACATGATTGCTGTATTATTTGGAGGCGCTGTAGCATTATTACCTGTTTTTGCACAAGACATTTTAAAAGTGGGTTCTGAAGGATTTGGTATTTTGAGAGCCGCGCCTGCCGTTGGAGCCTTTATTACCATGATTGTTTCGGCCTATATTCCTTTATATAAAAACGCAGGAAAGAAACTTTTAGCAGCGATTTTCGTTTTTGGTTTATCGATTATTTTATTCGGATTCTCGACCTCATTTTGGCTTTCGGTTTTTGCTTTATTTTTGAGCGGATTGGCAGACGGAATCTCAGTTGTAATTCGTCAGACAATCTTACAGCTTAAAACTCCAGATCATATGCGTGGGCGTGTTGGCGCAGTAAATTCGATTTTTGTTGGATCTTCTAATGAATTAGGAGCTTTTGAAAGCGGTGCAACTGCAAAATTGATGGGAACTGTAACTTCTGTAATTTTTGGAGGAAGCATTACACTTCTTACTGTGTTAGGTTTTAGTTTTATATCTCCAACTTTTAGAAATTTAGATCTTCAAAAAGATATGGACGATCATCATAAATTGGAGTAA
- the recJ gene encoding single-stranded-DNA-specific exonuclease RecJ: protein MRWTIKPKPSEDKIKHLAQALNVEDFVATLLIQRGIETFEDAKNFFRPSLEHLHDPYLMKDMDKAVARIEKAIENQENILVFGDYDVDGTTAVSLVSSYLKSYYPNIATYIPDRYDEGYGISYKGIDYADDNGISLIIALDCGIKSIDHIAYAKAKNIDFIICDHHRPGEFLPDAVAVLDPKREDCSYPYDELCGCGVGFKLIQALGQNRNETIEDLVPYLDLVATAIAADIVPITGENRVLAYFGLKVINTEPRPGIKALVHQVKKKVLDITDVVFIISPRINAAGRIKHGNHAVELLTEFNFEQAQQFASEIEQYNADRKDLDKKITKEAFQQILENNEEERFSTVVFQEDWHKGVIGIVASRLIETYYRPTLVFTKSGDKYAASARSVKGFDVYNALDACSEHLEQFGGHMYAAGMTLKAENYSVFKEAFEKQVSATILPEMLTPEIEIDAEINFSDITPKLIRILKQFEPFGPQNMTPVFMTKDLKDTGYAKTLGTEEEHLRLFVKQNNSDGIAAIGFGLGKKLNIAQNQNPFQLAYCIAENEWNGTVSTQLMLKDIRTNGRN from the coding sequence ATGCGTTGGACTATAAAACCAAAACCTTCTGAAGATAAAATAAAACATTTGGCACAAGCCTTAAATGTAGAAGATTTTGTAGCAACACTTTTGATTCAGCGTGGCATTGAAACTTTTGAAGATGCAAAAAACTTTTTTCGCCCTTCACTAGAACATCTTCATGATCCGTATTTAATGAAAGATATGGACAAAGCCGTTGCTCGAATCGAAAAGGCGATTGAAAATCAAGAAAATATTTTGGTTTTCGGCGATTATGATGTAGACGGAACAACTGCAGTTTCTTTGGTTTCTTCCTATTTAAAATCATATTATCCAAATATTGCCACTTATATTCCAGATCGTTATGACGAAGGTTATGGCATTTCATATAAAGGAATTGACTACGCAGACGATAACGGAATTTCTCTAATTATCGCTCTTGACTGCGGAATCAAATCAATAGATCATATCGCATACGCGAAAGCGAAAAACATCGATTTTATAATCTGTGATCACCATAGACCTGGAGAATTTCTTCCTGATGCGGTTGCGGTTTTAGATCCGAAAAGGGAAGACTGCTCCTACCCTTATGACGAATTGTGCGGTTGCGGAGTTGGTTTTAAATTGATTCAAGCTTTAGGTCAAAATCGAAATGAAACTATTGAAGATTTAGTTCCGTATTTGGATTTGGTTGCTACAGCAATTGCAGCCGATATTGTTCCGATTACAGGAGAAAACCGTGTTTTGGCTTACTTCGGATTAAAAGTCATTAACACCGAACCTCGGCCAGGAATTAAAGCTTTGGTTCATCAAGTAAAAAAGAAAGTTCTCGATATTACCGACGTTGTTTTTATTATTTCGCCAAGAATTAATGCCGCTGGAAGAATAAAACATGGCAATCATGCTGTTGAATTGTTAACTGAATTTAATTTTGAACAAGCACAGCAATTCGCTTCAGAAATTGAACAATACAACGCAGATCGAAAAGATTTAGACAAAAAAATAACAAAAGAAGCTTTTCAGCAGATTTTAGAAAATAACGAAGAAGAACGTTTTTCTACCGTAGTTTTTCAGGAAGATTGGCACAAAGGCGTTATCGGAATTGTGGCTTCAAGATTAATTGAAACCTATTATCGTCCGACTTTAGTTTTCACTAAAAGCGGAGATAAATATGCCGCTTCTGCCCGATCTGTAAAAGGCTTTGATGTTTACAATGCTTTAGATGCCTGTTCAGAACATTTGGAACAATTTGGAGGACATATGTATGCGGCGGGAATGACTTTGAAAGCAGAAAATTATTCTGTTTTTAAAGAAGCTTTCGAAAAACAAGTTTCTGCCACTATTCTTCCCGAGATGTTAACTCCAGAAATCGAAATTGACGCCGAAATTAATTTCTCAGATATCACACCTAAACTCATTCGAATTTTAAAACAATTTGAACCTTTTGGCCCACAAAATATGACACCGGTTTTTATGACTAAAGATTTAAAAGATACTGGCTATGCCAAAACTCTTGGCACTGAAGAAGAACACCTTAGGCTTTTCGTTAAACAAAACAACTCCGACGGAATTGCTGCAATTGGCTTTGGACTTGGGAAAAAATTAAACATAGCACAAAATCAAAATCCGTTTCAACTGGCGTATTGCATTGCCGAAAATGAATGGAACGGAACTGTTTCAACACAGCTTATGCTGAAAGACATTAGAACAAATGGAAGAAATTAA
- a CDS encoding HopJ type III effector protein, whose protein sequence is MSVQAFLEKVKQTPTQITFPETIAVIEENYNFTPTAFQNGTQHNAAGENSGSCKLFSFAKLQNLNKEETLACFGAFYFEEVLGDPNGTNHQNIRNFINLGWDGIQFEGNALEAK, encoded by the coding sequence ATGAGCGTACAAGCCTTTTTAGAAAAAGTAAAACAAACTCCAACACAAATCACATTTCCTGAAACAATTGCAGTAATCGAAGAAAACTACAACTTTACTCCAACTGCTTTTCAAAACGGAACGCAACACAATGCTGCTGGCGAAAATTCTGGTTCTTGTAAATTGTTTTCTTTCGCGAAACTTCAGAATTTAAATAAAGAAGAAACTTTAGCATGTTTTGGCGCTTTTTATTTTGAAGAAGTTTTAGGCGATCCAAACGGAACAAATCATCAAAATATTAGAAATTTCATCAACTTAGGTTGGGACGGAATTCAATTTGAAGGAAATGCTTTAGAAGCGAAGTAA
- the rsmI gene encoding 16S rRNA (cytidine(1402)-2'-O)-methyltransferase, whose protein sequence is MSKLYIVPTPIGNLEDMTFRAIRVLKEVDLILAEDTRTSGKLLKHFEIGTHMHSHHMHNEHKTTENLIARLKAGETIALISDAGTPAISDPGFLLTRACVENKIEVECLPGATAFVPALVNSGLPNDKFIFEGFLPDKKGRQTRFLALAEETRTMILYVSPHKLVKTLGEFIQYFGEDRQVCVSRELSKLHEENVRGTAKEVLAHFEKTAPRGEIVVVVAGKTIEKEAKKSKYSKDEEE, encoded by the coding sequence ATGTCAAAATTATATATCGTTCCAACGCCAATTGGCAATCTTGAAGACATGACTTTTAGAGCCATTCGGGTTTTGAAAGAAGTCGATTTGATTTTGGCGGAAGACACCCGAACAAGCGGAAAGCTCTTGAAGCATTTTGAAATCGGCACGCACATGCACAGCCATCATATGCACAACGAACACAAAACCACAGAAAATTTAATTGCTCGTTTGAAGGCTGGTGAAACCATCGCATTGATTTCAGATGCAGGAACTCCAGCAATTTCAGATCCAGGATTTTTGTTAACCCGCGCTTGTGTCGAAAATAAAATTGAAGTGGAATGTCTTCCAGGCGCAACGGCCTTTGTACCCGCTCTTGTAAACAGCGGACTACCAAATGACAAATTTATTTTTGAAGGTTTCTTACCCGATAAAAAAGGACGTCAAACTCGTTTTTTGGCTTTGGCCGAAGAAACACGAACGATGATTTTATATGTTTCTCCGCATAAACTTGTTAAAACTTTAGGTGAGTTTATCCAGTATTTTGGAGAAGACAGGCAGGTTTGTGTTTCCAGAGAATTATCAAAATTACACGAAGAAAATGTACGCGGAACAGCGAAAGAAGTTCTAGCGCATTTTGAAAAAACAGCTCCACGCGGCGAAATCGTCGTTGTCGTTGCTGGAAAAACAATAGAAAAGGAAGCCAAGAAAAGTAAATATTCTAAGGACGAAGAAGAATAA